From the Selenomonas timonae genome, one window contains:
- the rpsI gene encoding 30S ribosomal protein S9, which produces MAQVTYYGTGRRKTSVARVRLVPGDGKVTINGREMAEYFGLKTLELIVRQPLNLTETVDKYDVIANVSGGGASGQAGAIRHGITRALIEMDAELRPALKKAGFVTRDPREKERRKYGLKKARKASQFSKR; this is translated from the coding sequence ATGGCACAAGTCACTTACTACGGCACAGGTCGCCGCAAGACCTCAGTCGCACGCGTCCGCCTCGTCCCCGGCGACGGCAAGGTTACGATCAACGGTCGTGAGATGGCGGAATACTTCGGTCTCAAGACGCTCGAGCTGATTGTTCGTCAGCCGCTCAACCTGACCGAAACGGTTGATAAATACGATGTCATTGCCAATGTATCCGGCGGCGGTGCATCCGGTCAGGCCGGTGCAATCCGTCACGGCATCACGCGCGCACTCATCGAGATGGATGCAGAGCTGCGCCCTGCCCTCAAGAAGGCAGGCTTCGTCACGCGTGACCCGCGTGAGAAGGAGCGCCGCAAGTACGGTCTCAAGAAGGCACGTAAGGCGTCCCAGTTCTCGAAGCGCTAA
- a CDS encoding RrF2 family transcriptional regulator, which translates to MKISAKGRYGIAAMVFLARNYDASSPITIISISDHLGISKIYLEQVFSLLKRSKLVNSIKGSQGGYQLSRHPREITAYDVLSSIEISLIEKTGLASEKMDQLNHVLSRNVFDVLDKSIYETLNAITLEELLTALNHEESSENLMYFI; encoded by the coding sequence ATGAAAATCTCTGCAAAAGGTCGCTACGGAATCGCGGCCATGGTATTTCTCGCACGCAACTACGATGCGTCCTCCCCCATCACGATCATCAGTATATCGGATCATCTGGGTATCTCAAAGATCTACCTTGAGCAGGTCTTTTCCCTGCTCAAGCGCAGCAAGCTCGTCAACTCAATCAAAGGCTCTCAGGGCGGCTATCAGCTCTCGCGTCATCCGCGCGAGATCACGGCATACGACGTTCTCTCCTCCATCGAAATCTCTCTCATCGAAAAGACCGGATTGGCTTCTGAGAAAATGGATCAGCTGAATCATGTTCTCTCGCGCAATGTCTTCGATGTGTTGGATAAGAGCATATACGAGACACTGAACGCGATCACATTGGAGGAACTCCTTACCGCTCTGAACCACGAGGAGAGCAGCGAAAACCTCATGTACTTTATCTGA
- a CDS encoding DUF445 domain-containing protein has translation MTRTWNKADTALLGSFLFFLLSLGLHLHFPQTLWTEGLLMVSEAALVGGVADWFAVTALFRKPLGFPYHTAILPRRRDSFIHAIVVMVQKEFFSRRKIFRHIEKIHLLPMLQEFLHKKETEEQLTGTVMHFIRASFLRKNNKKAIAYLSERFKALILREDPSESMRRFDTLSAENGWDRQALSRIAQLLAREVSAEETRHSIRETLAELEREKIGDGFLSRLLEVTNTVNLDEGAELIQRHTCNVLEELGRDGSPLQKNAVALLHDCISDLRQDDELLHLARELQERLAQELPIDETLARLFQGMRRHFQMDLNRAVDPIEEHMPAFYTQLQNILHLEYQHMLFLVEERTELQKIIAKVLYDLLARSALHAQTLVGVIVNNVLSRLTDDELNHLIYDKVEEDLLWIRVNGSLVGGCIGLLLFVCMNILR, from the coding sequence GTGACGCGCACATGGAACAAGGCCGATACGGCTCTTTTGGGCTCCTTTCTGTTCTTTCTGCTCTCCCTCGGCCTGCATCTGCATTTCCCGCAGACGCTTTGGACGGAGGGGCTGCTCATGGTCAGTGAGGCGGCTCTGGTCGGCGGCGTTGCAGACTGGTTTGCCGTCACGGCGCTCTTTCGCAAGCCCCTCGGATTTCCGTATCACACGGCAATCCTGCCGCGCAGGCGGGACAGCTTCATCCATGCAATCGTTGTCATGGTGCAGAAGGAGTTCTTCTCGCGGCGCAAGATTTTCCGCCACATCGAAAAGATTCATCTGCTCCCGATGCTGCAGGAATTTCTGCATAAAAAAGAAACCGAGGAGCAGCTGACAGGAACAGTCATGCATTTTATCCGCGCCTCATTTCTACGGAAGAACAATAAGAAAGCGATTGCCTATTTATCGGAGCGCTTCAAGGCTTTGATTCTGCGTGAAGATCCGTCGGAGTCGATGCGCCGATTTGATACGCTGTCTGCAGAGAATGGATGGGATCGGCAGGCGCTCTCACGGATCGCGCAGCTTCTTGCACGAGAGGTATCTGCGGAGGAAACGCGTCATTCGATTCGGGAGACATTGGCAGAGCTCGAGCGCGAGAAGATCGGCGATGGCTTCTTATCACGTCTGCTTGAGGTGACGAATACGGTCAACCTCGACGAGGGAGCAGAGCTGATCCAGCGACATACCTGCAATGTTCTGGAGGAGCTTGGGCGAGATGGCTCACCCCTGCAGAAAAATGCCGTGGCACTTCTCCACGATTGCATATCAGACCTGCGTCAGGATGATGAACTGTTGCACCTTGCCCGCGAACTGCAGGAGCGACTGGCACAGGAGCTTCCGATTGACGAAACGCTCGCGCGACTCTTTCAGGGGATGCGCAGGCACTTTCAGATGGATTTGAATCGGGCGGTCGATCCAATCGAGGAGCATATGCCCGCCTTTTACACACAACTGCAGAACATCCTTCACCTCGAATATCAGCACATGCTCTTCCTCGTGGAGGAGCGGACGGAGCTGCAGAAGATCATCGCCAAGGTACTCTATGATCTCTTGGCGCGCTCTGCGCTCCACGCGCAGACCCTCGTTGGTGTCATTGTCAATAACGTGTTGTCCCGTCTCACAGACGATGAGCTCAATCATCTCATCTACGACAAGGTGGAGGAGGATCTTCTTTGGATTCGCGTCAACGGCTCTCTCGTGGGTGGATGTATCGGACTTTTGCTCTTTGTCTGCATGAACATTCTCAGATAA
- a CDS encoding DUF445 domain-containing protein, giving the protein MQKENQANLALALSVIGAIGTAGQGGSLALTTIHHGFLAATIGGLADWFAVKAIFGRPLGISHRTDILRRNRVRIMESLVCFSADDLLSKENIMDVVEREKIGALLVEYLQHRGGRERLVEAAVDILRHVSSDVDSRSIAKELTPYVIQALHALPLEESFAELLDVLTEEPHADRIFNMLIRMGLRLVRTQVFQDMLHENIASIRTEYERDGMIRAFVLSFFDDAMIAEWLTVRLEEILTCATALDDRRHRDGVQALVSFVTGLRANPKLYEELHRYKIHVIEQLEIETILTDFIEHRMKGNHPFWIPYVKELLNEKIDIFVHSEAWQHRADRWMKDLAAGEVEKHHAMIADFVREYLNQKSDDELITFVEGKVHTDLQMIRVNGAIVGAFVGMGLSLIVTFAERMWGL; this is encoded by the coding sequence TTGCAGAAGGAAAATCAGGCAAATCTTGCGCTTGCGCTGAGTGTCATCGGTGCCATCGGGACGGCAGGGCAGGGAGGCTCGCTCGCACTGACAACCATTCATCACGGATTTCTGGCGGCGACGATCGGCGGACTGGCGGATTGGTTTGCGGTCAAGGCAATCTTCGGGCGCCCGCTCGGCATCTCCCATCGGACGGATATCCTTCGGCGCAACCGCGTCCGCATCATGGAGTCCCTCGTGTGCTTCTCTGCCGATGATCTGCTCAGCAAAGAGAATATCATGGATGTTGTTGAGCGCGAGAAAATCGGGGCGCTCCTCGTAGAGTATTTGCAGCATCGCGGTGGACGTGAGCGCCTCGTCGAGGCTGCAGTGGACATTCTCCGCCATGTTTCCTCGGATGTGGACAGTCGCAGCATCGCAAAGGAACTGACTCCATACGTGATTCAGGCACTCCATGCACTTCCTTTGGAGGAGAGCTTTGCAGAGCTCCTTGACGTGCTGACAGAAGAGCCCCATGCAGATCGCATTTTCAATATGCTGATCCGCATGGGGCTGCGGCTCGTGCGGACGCAGGTCTTTCAGGATATGCTCCATGAGAACATCGCATCCATACGCACGGAATATGAACGCGATGGGATGATACGTGCCTTTGTCCTGTCCTTTTTCGACGATGCAATGATTGCGGAGTGGCTGACCGTACGCTTGGAGGAGATTCTGACCTGTGCAACGGCGTTGGATGACCGCCGCCATCGGGATGGAGTTCAGGCACTGGTCTCCTTTGTGACCGGGCTGCGCGCGAATCCGAAGCTGTATGAGGAGCTTCATCGGTACAAGATTCACGTGATCGAGCAGCTCGAGATTGAGACCATTCTCACCGACTTTATCGAACATCGCATGAAAGGGAATCATCCCTTCTGGATTCCATATGTCAAGGAGCTCCTCAATGAAAAAATAGACATCTTTGTCCATTCGGAGGCGTGGCAGCATCGTGCAGATCGCTGGATGAAGGATCTCGCTGCCGGAGAGGTGGAAAAGCATCACGCGATGATTGCGGACTTTGTGCGGGAGTATCTGAATCAGAAGTCGGATGATGAGCTCATCACCTTCGTCGAAGGGAAGGTGCATACTGATCTGCAGATGATCCGCGTGAACGGCGCCATCGTCGGTGCATTCGTCGGTATGGGGCTGTCGCTCATTGTGACATTTGCAGAAAGGATGTGGGGACTGTGA
- the galU gene encoding UTP--glucose-1-phosphate uridylyltransferase GalU — protein MKEKQRIRKAVIPAAGYGTRFLPATKATPKEMLPIVDKPTIQYIVEEALASGIEDILIISGHGKRAIEDHFDSAPALEHELARKGKDDLLNLVRETTDVNVHYVRQKYMRGLGDAILCARSFVGHEPFAVLLGDDVVYHPERSALGQLIDVYEETCGSVLGCQVVSDEQVSSYGIVAGETLENPRLMRVSDMVEKPSLEEAPSRMAVLGRYIISPEIFSILGETKPGKGGEIQLTDALKVLAQREAVYAYDFKGKRYDLGDKLGFLQATVEFALRREDLGADFKSYLQDLVKTL, from the coding sequence ATGAAAGAGAAACAGCGCATACGCAAAGCCGTTATTCCCGCCGCAGGCTACGGAACGCGGTTCCTCCCTGCGACGAAGGCAACGCCGAAGGAAATGCTGCCCATTGTAGACAAGCCGACCATCCAGTACATTGTGGAGGAGGCACTCGCGAGCGGTATCGAGGACATCCTCATCATCAGTGGTCATGGAAAGCGTGCCATCGAGGATCACTTCGACTCCGCGCCTGCACTCGAGCACGAGCTGGCGCGCAAGGGAAAAGATGATCTGTTGAACCTCGTTCGCGAGACCACCGATGTGAACGTTCACTATGTACGGCAGAAATATATGCGCGGATTGGGCGACGCCATCCTCTGCGCGCGTAGTTTTGTTGGGCATGAGCCTTTTGCTGTCCTGCTCGGTGATGATGTTGTCTACCATCCCGAGCGTTCGGCTCTGGGACAGCTGATTGATGTATATGAGGAGACCTGCGGCTCTGTTCTGGGCTGTCAGGTGGTTTCGGATGAGCAGGTCTCATCATATGGTATTGTTGCGGGGGAGACTTTGGAGAATCCGCGCCTCATGCGCGTTTCCGACATGGTGGAGAAACCGTCTTTGGAGGAGGCGCCAAGCCGCATGGCTGTGCTTGGGCGCTATATCATCAGCCCGGAGATATTTTCTATTCTCGGCGAAACGAAGCCGGGCAAGGGCGGGGAGATCCAGCTGACGGATGCGCTCAAGGTGCTGGCGCAGCGAGAAGCCGTCTATGCCTACGATTTCAAAGGGAAGCGCTACGATCTCGGAGATAAGCTGGGGTTTTTGCAGGCGACCGTTGAATTTGCACTGCGCCGCGAAGATCTCGGTGCGGATTTTAAGTCTTATCTGCAAGATCTCGTAAAGACACTGTGA
- a CDS encoding tartrate dehydrogenase, producing MKYFDIAVIAGDGIGPEVIAEGKKVFSGIAQMDGGFSVSFEDFPWGCEYYLKTGEMMPEDGLDRLKDFDAIYLGAVGYPGVPDHISLGDLLLRIRRGFDEYINLRPVRLLKGAPCPLADVSADDINMIVVRENSEGEYANVGAHLYTGTEREVALQTSVFSRHGCERVIRYAYELARREKRSLTSISKGNALRYSMVFWDEIFAEIGKEYPDVEIHSLLVDAASMFFVKDPGRFEIVVTSNLFGDILTDLGAAIAGGMGLAAGANLNPERKYPSMFEPIHGSAPDIAGQGIANPLASIWSVSQMLEFLGEPVWAERLLTAIETLLVERRTLTPDLGGHAKTAEIGDAVLEILRNR from the coding sequence ATGAAGTACTTTGATATCGCAGTCATTGCGGGGGATGGCATAGGCCCCGAGGTCATTGCTGAAGGGAAGAAGGTATTTTCCGGCATCGCTCAGATGGATGGGGGATTCTCCGTTTCCTTTGAGGATTTCCCGTGGGGCTGTGAATACTATCTGAAGACGGGAGAAATGATGCCGGAGGATGGTCTGGATCGCCTCAAGGATTTTGATGCCATCTATCTTGGAGCCGTTGGCTACCCCGGGGTACCGGATCACATATCCCTAGGGGATCTCCTACTTCGGATTCGCCGTGGATTCGATGAATACATCAACCTTCGTCCCGTACGTCTCCTGAAGGGAGCTCCGTGTCCGCTTGCCGATGTCTCAGCGGATGACATTAATATGATTGTTGTGCGCGAGAACAGCGAGGGGGAGTATGCGAATGTTGGCGCACACCTCTACACGGGAACGGAGCGTGAGGTGGCACTGCAGACGAGCGTCTTCTCACGTCATGGCTGCGAACGTGTCATACGTTATGCCTACGAGCTTGCACGTCGTGAAAAACGCTCGCTTACCTCGATCTCCAAGGGGAATGCACTCCGTTACTCCATGGTGTTCTGGGATGAAATTTTCGCGGAGATTGGCAAAGAGTATCCCGATGTTGAGATACACAGTCTTCTTGTCGATGCGGCGAGTATGTTCTTTGTCAAAGATCCGGGGCGCTTCGAGATTGTCGTGACAAGCAATCTCTTTGGCGACATCCTGACGGATCTCGGTGCGGCGATTGCAGGCGGCATGGGACTCGCAGCTGGTGCGAATCTCAATCCCGAACGGAAGTATCCGTCGATGTTCGAGCCGATCCACGGAAGTGCGCCGGATATTGCGGGACAGGGGATTGCAAACCCACTGGCATCCATATGGTCGGTCAGTCAGATGTTGGAATTCCTTGGAGAGCCAGTATGGGCAGAGCGTCTGCTCACTGCGATTGAGACACTGCTCGTGGAGCGAAGGACATTGACGCCCGACCTTGGCGGGCATGCCAAGACCGCGGAGATCGGCGACGCCGTCCTTGAGATATTAAGGAATCGTTGA
- a CDS encoding CinA family protein — protein sequence MESAYEMLSDKLGRDLYARGLTIACAESCTGGLLTSTLTDIPGSSYYVMGSVVSYSNDVKSRVLGVSEETLSQYGAVSEETAREMAEGVRQLMQTDIGVGITGIAGPDGGSEEKPVGLVYIAIADRMHTIVAKNNFSGTRLENKRAAVEKALSMIHDLIRSFL from the coding sequence ATGGAGTCTGCATATGAAATGCTCTCTGATAAGTTGGGGAGGGATCTATACGCGCGCGGACTTACGATTGCCTGTGCTGAGTCCTGTACCGGAGGACTCCTCACGAGTACGCTGACGGATATTCCAGGCAGCTCCTACTACGTCATGGGCAGCGTCGTTTCCTACTCAAATGATGTGAAGTCGCGTGTTCTTGGTGTTTCCGAGGAGACTCTTTCACAATACGGTGCTGTCTCTGAGGAGACGGCACGGGAGATGGCGGAGGGGGTGCGACAGCTCATGCAGACTGATATTGGCGTCGGCATTACGGGCATTGCAGGCCCCGACGGCGGATCGGAGGAAAAGCCGGTCGGTCTAGTTTATATTGCCATAGCCGATCGAATGCATACAATTGTCGCAAAAAACAATTTCTCCGGAACACGGCTAGAGAATAAGCGTGCAGCTGTCGAAAAAGCACTTTCTATGATACACGATCTGATAAGGAGTTTCCTATGA
- the rimO gene encoding 30S ribosomal protein S12 methylthiotransferase RimO, translated as MKAGFISLGCAKNLVDTEVMLGIMQEHGIEITNEPAEADILIVNTCAFIQSAKEESITTVLGMADYKETGRCRSLIVAGCLGQRYGQQLLDEIPEANAIIGTGAWGRIMEVIQETLKGRRLLISGKDETIYDAKTPRLRTTPQYTAYVKIAEGCDHRCAFCAIPLIRGSFRSREMEDILSEARGLAESGVREIVLIAQDSANYGLDRYRKPMLPALLRELAKIEKIAWIRVLYSYPKYFTDELIEVFASEPKVVKYVDLPLQHAHNALLRSMNRPDTREGVEKLIKKLRERIPGVAIRSTFIVGFPGETDTHYQALRSFVEEQRFDKVGIFTYSEEEDTPAATMAQKVSEEVMQERYHDLMSLQSKISEEINIGLEDQEIDVLIEGRDAEQQAVAVGRSYREAPEVDGQIYIEGDAESQVGEIVRVRLLQGFTYDIVGERVH; from the coding sequence GTGAAAGCAGGTTTTATCAGTCTCGGTTGTGCAAAGAATCTCGTTGATACGGAGGTCATGCTCGGCATCATGCAGGAGCACGGGATTGAGATCACCAATGAGCCTGCGGAGGCGGATATCCTGATCGTCAACACCTGCGCCTTCATCCAGTCCGCGAAGGAAGAATCCATCACAACCGTGCTTGGCATGGCGGACTATAAGGAGACGGGGCGCTGTCGGAGCCTGATTGTTGCAGGATGCCTCGGGCAGCGCTATGGACAGCAGTTGCTCGATGAGATCCCAGAGGCGAACGCCATCATTGGGACAGGGGCATGGGGGCGTATCATGGAGGTCATCCAAGAGACGCTGAAGGGGCGGCGTCTTCTGATCTCAGGCAAGGACGAGACCATCTATGATGCCAAGACGCCGCGTCTGCGCACGACCCCCCAATATACCGCCTATGTCAAGATCGCCGAGGGCTGCGATCATCGCTGTGCGTTCTGTGCGATTCCACTCATTCGTGGCAGCTTTCGCAGCAGGGAGATGGAGGATATTCTCTCAGAGGCACGTGGACTCGCAGAGAGTGGCGTGCGTGAGATCGTCCTGATCGCGCAGGACAGCGCAAACTATGGTCTCGATCGCTATCGAAAGCCGATGCTTCCTGCACTTTTGCGGGAGCTGGCGAAGATTGAGAAAATTGCATGGATTCGCGTGCTCTACAGCTATCCAAAGTACTTCACGGATGAGCTCATTGAAGTGTTTGCAAGCGAGCCCAAGGTTGTAAAATACGTCGACCTCCCTCTGCAGCACGCACATAATGCATTGCTGCGTTCAATGAATCGCCCCGATACTCGTGAGGGCGTAGAGAAGCTGATTAAAAAGCTGCGTGAGCGCATCCCCGGCGTTGCAATCCGCTCGACGTTCATTGTCGGATTCCCCGGAGAGACGGACACGCACTATCAAGCACTCCGCTCCTTTGTGGAGGAGCAGCGCTTTGATAAGGTGGGAATCTTTACCTACTCCGAGGAGGAGGATACGCCTGCAGCCACGATGGCGCAGAAGGTCTCCGAGGAGGTCATGCAGGAGCGTTATCATGACCTCATGAGCCTGCAGAGCAAGATCTCCGAAGAGATCAATATCGGCCTTGAAGATCAGGAGATAGATGTTCTGATCGAAGGGCGCGATGCGGAGCAGCAGGCGGTCGCTGTCGGACGCTCTTATCGGGAGGCACCCGAGGTGGATGGTCAAATCTACATCGAGGGGGATGCCGAGAGCCAAGTTGGTGAGATTGTCCGCGTCCGTCTGCTGCAGGGATTTACCTACGATATTGTGGGTGAGAGGGTGCATTGA
- a CDS encoding ABC transporter substrate-binding protein: MKRYTLFIVVIALLVTMIAAGSALLSSGSPTVKRHPMQELTAYTSLPAEIAAVLSEEYEKEHNIRVNFVQLSSEQILKRLNDQSREEGDGKAALVLTDRETLDRAAAAGYLVPYISEKSDQVADSFRHPNRYWTGVWYDPVVFAVNQDYLRTHLDLPNSWQQLTQQRDIRIGTTDFMAADASSNLLYSMIAEYGDQRAFEIWRRIQPKIIQYSKYLHTPVRQAGMGEVDLSVAVLSETLRYVHDEYPIRILYPVDGTSAVIYGTGIAFRASERDARAAEVFADWLLTDEAQLSLEQHRFYFLTTNPMTLSYQMFAGKNINIFRNRPYFSKEEKEILLDRWIKEVRFYE, from the coding sequence ATGAAGCGGTATACGCTATTTATCGTCGTGATTGCTCTTCTCGTGACAATGATTGCTGCAGGGTCGGCACTTCTCTCGTCCGGTTCGCCTACGGTGAAACGCCATCCCATGCAGGAACTGACAGCATATACATCACTCCCCGCAGAGATTGCGGCGGTTCTGTCCGAGGAGTATGAAAAAGAGCATAATATCCGTGTCAATTTCGTTCAGCTGTCCTCCGAACAGATTCTAAAGCGTCTCAATGACCAATCCCGTGAGGAGGGGGATGGAAAGGCTGCGCTTGTCCTGACGGATCGTGAGACGCTTGACCGCGCTGCTGCAGCAGGCTATCTTGTACCCTATATCTCGGAGAAGAGCGATCAGGTTGCGGACTCGTTCCGCCATCCGAACCGCTATTGGACAGGAGTCTGGTATGATCCTGTCGTCTTTGCCGTAAATCAGGACTATCTGCGGACGCATCTCGATCTGCCGAACTCTTGGCAGCAGCTCACACAGCAGCGTGACATCCGCATCGGAACCACGGATTTCATGGCGGCAGATGCCTCGTCGAATCTGCTCTACAGCATGATTGCCGAGTACGGTGATCAGCGCGCATTTGAGATTTGGCGCAGGATTCAGCCGAAGATCATACAGTATTCCAAATACCTGCACACGCCGGTACGGCAGGCGGGGATGGGGGAGGTAGATCTCTCGGTGGCGGTTCTGAGCGAGACACTCCGTTATGTGCATGACGAGTACCCCATCCGCATTCTCTATCCCGTGGACGGCACGTCGGCGGTCATCTATGGGACGGGCATTGCCTTTCGTGCGTCGGAGCGCGATGCACGCGCGGCAGAGGTCTTTGCAGACTGGCTGCTGACGGATGAGGCGCAGCTCTCGCTGGAACAGCATCGGTTCTACTTCCTCACCACGAATCCGATGACGCTTTCCTATCAGATGTTTGCAGGGAAGAATATCAACATTTTTAGAAACAGGCCGTATTTCAGCAAGGAGGAAAAGGAGATCCTCCTGGATCGCTGGATCAAAGAGGTGCGGTTCTACGAATAA
- a CDS encoding transketolase family protein, with translation MADVKKVATRDSYGNGLVELGKEHENIVVLDADLAGATKSGTFKKAFPDRHFNCGIAECDMVGVGAGLSTMGLVPFVSTFAMFAAGRAYEQVRNTIGYPHLNVKICATHGGISVGEDGASHQCCEDFALMRTIPGMTVMCPSDDVEARKMVRAAYEMEGPVYIRFGRAATPVYHDESYEFAIGKGEVIQDGTDVAIIATGILVPEAIKAGKLLAAEGIKARVINMATIKPLDEELVIRAAQECGRIVTVEEHNILGGLGEAVAGVVTEHAPVPVHRIGVRDEFGHSGPAAELLKQFGLTAEHIVAQTKTFVGK, from the coding sequence ATGGCAGACGTAAAGAAAGTTGCAACACGTGACAGCTACGGAAACGGACTTGTAGAGCTCGGCAAAGAACATGAAAATATTGTTGTTCTGGATGCGGATCTCGCAGGGGCGACGAAGAGCGGAACATTCAAGAAGGCATTTCCCGATCGTCACTTTAACTGCGGCATTGCAGAGTGTGATATGGTCGGCGTCGGTGCGGGACTCTCGACGATGGGGCTCGTGCCGTTCGTGTCCACCTTTGCCATGTTTGCGGCGGGGCGTGCCTACGAGCAGGTGCGCAACACGATCGGCTATCCGCATCTGAACGTCAAGATCTGTGCGACGCACGGCGGCATCTCCGTCGGTGAGGACGGTGCATCCCATCAGTGCTGTGAGGACTTTGCCCTCATGCGTACGATTCCGGGCATGACGGTCATGTGCCCCTCGGATGATGTGGAGGCACGCAAGATGGTGCGCGCCGCGTACGAGATGGAGGGGCCTGTCTACATCCGCTTCGGGCGTGCGGCGACGCCGGTCTATCATGACGAGTCATATGAATTCGCCATTGGAAAGGGCGAGGTCATTCAGGACGGTACGGATGTCGCCATCATCGCGACGGGCATTCTCGTCCCCGAGGCAATCAAGGCAGGCAAGCTCCTCGCTGCTGAGGGGATCAAGGCGCGCGTCATCAATATGGCGACAATCAAGCCGCTCGATGAGGAGCTTGTCATTCGTGCGGCGCAGGAATGCGGCAGGATTGTGACCGTCGAGGAGCACAATATCCTCGGCGGACTTGGCGAGGCAGTTGCAGGCGTTGTTACCGAGCATGCCCCCGTTCCCGTCCACCGCATCGGCGTTCGTGACGAGTTCGGGCACTCCGGCCCTGCGGCGGAGCTGCTCAAGCAGTTCGGACTGACGGCAGAGCACATTGTGGCGCAGACGAAGACCTTTGTCGGGAAGTAA
- a CDS encoding transketolase, with translation MTAAEEKELQLFAVKVREGILRSTHAAKSGHPGGSLSSTEYFTYLYNKEIRVDPKNPNDPIRDRFVLSKGHVAPGLYATLANRGFFPVEELLTLRHIGSRLQGHPNMNLTPGVDMSTGSLGQGISTAAGMAKGAKYLGKDINVYTLLGDGELAEGQVWEALMFSAHYKLDNLCIAVDVNGLQIDGATADVMNTAPIDAKFEAFGCAVISIDGHDYSALEEAFKAFHANKGTGKPTAILMKTVKGKDISFMENNAGWHGKAPNDDELARGLEELAAIRKQIEEA, from the coding sequence ATGACGGCAGCTGAAGAGAAGGAGCTCCAGCTTTTCGCGGTGAAGGTACGCGAGGGTATTTTGCGCAGCACACATGCAGCAAAGAGCGGGCATCCTGGCGGCTCACTTTCATCGACGGAGTATTTTACCTATCTCTACAATAAGGAAATCCGCGTTGACCCGAAGAATCCGAACGATCCGATCCGCGATCGCTTCGTTCTCTCGAAGGGACATGTCGCACCCGGACTCTATGCGACGCTTGCCAATCGCGGTTTCTTTCCCGTGGAGGAGCTGCTGACACTGCGCCATATCGGCTCACGTCTGCAGGGACATCCAAATATGAACCTTACGCCGGGCGTGGATATGTCCACGGGCTCGCTCGGGCAGGGCATTTCGACGGCGGCGGGCATGGCGAAGGGCGCAAAGTATCTGGGCAAGGATATCAATGTCTACACGCTGCTCGGCGATGGTGAACTTGCCGAGGGTCAGGTCTGGGAGGCGCTCATGTTCTCGGCGCACTACAAGCTGGACAATCTCTGCATTGCGGTGGATGTGAACGGCCTTCAGATCGACGGTGCCACGGCAGATGTCATGAACACGGCACCGATCGACGCGAAGTTTGAGGCGTTCGGCTGTGCGGTTATCTCGATTGACGGGCATGACTACAGTGCGCTGGAAGAGGCGTTCAAGGCGTTCCATGCAAACAAGGGGACAGGAAAGCCAACCGCGATCCTTATGAAGACGGTGAAGGGCAAGGACATCTCCTTTATGGAGAACAATGCCGGCTGGCATGGCAAGGCACCCAATGATGACGAACTCGCACGAGGCCTTGAGGAACTGGCTGCGATTCGCAAGCAGATTGAGGAGGCATGA